The Kitasatospora sp. NBC_00374 genome has a segment encoding these proteins:
- a CDS encoding urease subunit gamma yields MRLTPTERDRLLIFTAAELARARRARGVKLNVPEATALIADTVCEAARDGRRLAEAIEAGRSVLTAEDVLPGVPDVVTVIQVEAVFDDGTRLAVINDPFQGRGSLGDEAPGAALIGSGAGYDPVEETVVLPVHNTSDVPISVTSHFHFFEVNPRLAFDREAAYGTHLAVPAGSSVRFDPGATVEVGLVPIGGERVAIGFAGLVDGPLDAPGARQAALEKARATGYLTSFDDAEVES; encoded by the coding sequence GTGCGACTGACCCCCACCGAACGGGACCGGCTGCTGATCTTCACAGCGGCCGAACTGGCCCGCGCCCGCCGCGCCCGCGGCGTGAAGCTGAACGTGCCCGAAGCCACCGCGCTGATCGCCGACACCGTCTGCGAGGCCGCCCGCGACGGGCGCCGACTGGCCGAGGCCATCGAGGCCGGCCGCTCCGTGCTGACCGCCGAGGACGTGCTGCCCGGCGTGCCGGACGTGGTCACCGTGATCCAGGTCGAGGCCGTGTTCGACGACGGCACCCGGCTCGCCGTGATCAACGATCCCTTCCAGGGGCGCGGCTCGCTCGGCGACGAGGCCCCCGGCGCCGCCCTGATCGGCTCCGGCGCGGGCTACGACCCGGTCGAGGAGACCGTGGTGCTCCCGGTCCACAACACCTCCGACGTGCCGATCTCGGTCACCTCGCACTTCCACTTCTTCGAGGTCAACCCACGCCTGGCCTTCGACCGGGAGGCCGCCTACGGCACCCACCTCGCCGTCCCCGCCGGATCCTCGGTCCGCTTCGACCCGGGCGCCACGGTGGAGGTCGGACTGGTCCCGATCGGAGGCGAACGGGTCGCGATCGGCTTCGCCGGGCTGGTGGACGGCCCGCTGGACGCCCCCGGCGCCAGGCAGGCCGCCCTGGAGAAGGCCCGCGCGACCGGCTACCTCACGAGCTTCGACGACGCGGAGGTGGAGTCGTGA
- a CDS encoding helix-turn-helix domain-containing protein, whose amino-acid sequence MTTSTRLDRGARRAAERTARDLRLHGLRDGATVAETTDRILAALDHIHPLEVHRWAHGWGRGELSARIDIAYQQDGLMAPGISDPEICRWEHGQRRPSDERIDYLCRVYGTRPDRLGFGRDYSGVMLGHLEQAGIVDAFPLTNIESKSDLVSRLRSAREGITMFGLTRNFYSSDDMLPLFTAKSHEVPIRIFIMDPYCESRRDRYRLEPAEAAMEDPARYEREVLRPLAQAVARSGGDLKVYLYDFPCSFAMERIDDSIRVMLYGHGKRGTDGPILTFEKGPDGGTPYWEYFAGQLEWVQRLGDAEEIPEPWSSKGIRVWEYQAG is encoded by the coding sequence GTGACGACGTCAACCCGTCTCGACCGCGGGGCCCGCCGCGCCGCCGAGCGGACCGCACGCGACCTCCGGCTCCACGGCCTGCGCGACGGGGCCACCGTCGCGGAGACCACCGACAGGATCCTCGCCGCCCTCGACCACATCCACCCCCTGGAAGTGCATCGCTGGGCGCACGGCTGGGGCCGCGGCGAGCTGTCCGCCCGCATCGACATCGCGTACCAGCAGGACGGCCTGATGGCGCCTGGCATCTCCGACCCGGAGATCTGCCGGTGGGAGCACGGGCAGCGCCGCCCCTCGGACGAGCGCATCGACTACCTGTGCCGCGTCTACGGAACTCGCCCGGACCGCCTGGGGTTCGGCCGTGACTACAGTGGTGTCATGCTGGGACACCTGGAGCAGGCCGGTATCGTCGACGCCTTCCCGCTCACCAACATCGAGTCCAAGTCAGACCTGGTCAGCCGCCTGAGGTCCGCCCGCGAGGGCATCACCATGTTCGGCCTGACCCGCAACTTCTACAGCAGCGACGACATGCTGCCGCTCTTCACCGCGAAGAGCCATGAGGTGCCGATCCGGATCTTCATCATGGACCCGTACTGCGAGTCCCGGCGCGACCGGTACCGTCTGGAGCCGGCCGAGGCGGCGATGGAGGACCCCGCCCGGTACGAGCGGGAGGTGCTTCGGCCGCTCGCGCAGGCCGTGGCCCGCAGCGGTGGCGACCTCAAGGTCTACCTGTACGACTTCCCCTGCAGCTTCGCGATGGAGCGGATCGACGACTCGATCCGGGTCATGCTCTACGGCCACGGCAAGCGCGGCACCGACGGGCCGATTCTCACCTTCGAGAAGGGGCCCGACGGCGGCACCCCCTACTGGGAGTACTTCGCCGGGCAGCTGGAGTGGGTGCAGCGGCTTGGCGACGCCGAGGAGATCCCCGAGCCGTGGAGCTCCAAGGGCATCAGGGTCTGGGAGTACCAGGCAGGCTGA
- a CDS encoding urease subunit alpha: MSAITPHDYIAVHGARTGDRIRLGDSGLIIRVESDSQEPGNEFLAGFGKTARDGLHLKATAVRDTCDVVISNVVVIDAVLGIRKTSIGIRDGRIVSVGRAGNPDTMDGVDVVVSTGTTIVSGEGMIATAGAIDTHVHLLSPRIMEASLASGVTTIIGQEFGPVWGVGVNSPWALRHAFNAFDAWPVNIGFLGRGSSSDPAPLIEALVEGGASGFKVHEDMGAHTRALDTALRVAEEYDVQVALHTDGLNECLSVEDTLRVLEGRTIHAFHIEGCGGGHVPNVLKMAGVENVIGSSTNPTLPFGRDALGEHFGMIVSAHDLKVDLPGDAAMARDRIRAGTMGAEDVLHDLGVIGITSSDAQGMGRAGETVRRTFAMAGKMKAELGPLDGGFGTAESGDDNERVLRYIAKLTINPAIAHGLAHEVGSIEPGKLADIVLWRADHFGAKPQLILKAGFPAYGVVGDPNASTDRCEPLVLGPQFGAHGATAADISVAFVAQAAADGSYLDVAADQLPTRRRRVGVRNTRGIGPRDMVRNARIGQVQVEADTGLVSLDGSPLRSEPADSVSLSRLYFL, encoded by the coding sequence ATGAGTGCCATCACCCCCCACGACTACATCGCCGTCCACGGCGCCCGCACCGGGGACCGGATCCGGCTCGGCGACTCCGGGCTGATCATCCGGGTGGAGTCCGACTCCCAGGAGCCGGGCAACGAGTTCCTCGCGGGCTTCGGCAAGACCGCCCGCGACGGCCTGCACCTCAAGGCCACCGCCGTCCGCGACACCTGCGACGTCGTGATCAGCAACGTGGTCGTGATCGACGCGGTCCTGGGCATCCGGAAGACCTCGATCGGCATCCGGGACGGCCGGATCGTCTCCGTCGGCCGAGCCGGCAACCCGGACACCATGGACGGCGTCGACGTGGTCGTCTCCACCGGCACCACGATCGTCTCCGGCGAGGGCATGATCGCCACCGCCGGTGCCATCGACACCCACGTCCACCTGCTGTCCCCGCGGATCATGGAGGCCTCGCTGGCCTCCGGCGTCACCACCATCATCGGCCAGGAGTTCGGCCCGGTCTGGGGTGTCGGCGTCAACTCCCCCTGGGCGCTGCGGCACGCCTTCAACGCCTTCGACGCCTGGCCGGTCAACATCGGCTTCCTCGGCCGCGGCTCCTCCTCCGACCCGGCCCCGCTGATCGAGGCCCTCGTCGAGGGCGGCGCCTCCGGCTTCAAGGTGCACGAGGACATGGGCGCCCACACCCGCGCCCTCGACACCGCCCTGCGGGTCGCCGAGGAGTACGACGTCCAGGTCGCCCTGCACACCGACGGCCTCAACGAGTGCCTCTCCGTCGAGGACACCCTGCGCGTCCTGGAAGGCCGCACCATCCACGCCTTCCACATCGAGGGCTGCGGCGGCGGACACGTCCCCAACGTGCTCAAGATGGCCGGCGTCGAGAACGTCATCGGCTCCTCCACCAACCCCACCCTGCCCTTCGGCCGGGACGCCCTCGGCGAACACTTCGGCATGATCGTCTCCGCCCACGACCTCAAGGTCGACCTGCCCGGCGACGCCGCCATGGCCCGCGACCGCATCCGCGCCGGCACCATGGGCGCCGAGGACGTCCTGCACGACCTCGGCGTCATCGGCATCACCTCCTCCGACGCCCAGGGCATGGGCCGCGCCGGCGAGACCGTCCGCCGCACCTTCGCCATGGCCGGCAAGATGAAGGCCGAACTCGGCCCCCTCGACGGTGGCTTCGGCACCGCGGAGAGCGGTGACGACAACGAACGCGTCCTGCGCTACATCGCCAAACTCACCATCAACCCCGCCATCGCCCACGGCCTCGCCCACGAGGTCGGCTCCATCGAACCCGGCAAACTCGCCGACATCGTGCTCTGGCGGGCCGACCACTTCGGCGCCAAACCCCAGCTGATCCTCAAGGCCGGATTCCCCGCCTACGGCGTGGTCGGCGACCCCAACGCCTCCACCGACCGCTGCGAACCCCTCGTCCTCGGCCCGCAGTTCGGCGCCCACGGCGCCACCGCCGCGGACATCTCCGTCGCCTTCGTCGCCCAGGCCGCCGCCGACGGCTCGTACCTGGACGTCGCGGCCGACCAACTGCCCACCCGCAGGCGGCGGGTGGGCGTGCGCAACACTCGCGGCATCGGGCCGCGCGACATGGTCCGCAACGCCCGGATCGGCCAGGTCCAGGTCGAGGCCGACACCGGCCTGGTCTCGCTGGACGGCTCCCCGCTGCGCTCGGAACCGGCCGACAGCGTCTCGCTCAGCCGCCTGTACTTCCTCTGA
- a CDS encoding NTP transferase domain-containing protein, translating into MENPAPAPARVTALVLAAGGGRRLGGRPKALIRYRGRPLVEHALAVARAGGCTSTVAVLGAAREEVRATAALGDCLTVDNPDWATGMGSSLRAGLAAVAPGASAALVLLVDTPGVTPAAVARLLAAHAAGAELAAAGYDGRRGHPVLIGARYFAETVSTAVGDAGARALLAAHPEDLRLVECGDVATPEDLDTPEDLARWTGPAAG; encoded by the coding sequence ATGGAGAACCCGGCCCCTGCTCCCGCCCGCGTCACCGCGCTGGTCCTGGCCGCCGGCGGCGGCCGACGCCTCGGCGGGCGGCCCAAGGCGCTGATCCGGTACCGGGGCCGGCCGCTGGTCGAGCACGCCCTGGCGGTCGCCCGGGCCGGCGGCTGCACCTCGACGGTGGCGGTGCTCGGCGCGGCCCGCGAGGAGGTCCGGGCCACCGCGGCGCTCGGCGACTGCCTGACCGTCGACAACCCCGACTGGGCGACCGGCATGGGCTCCTCCCTGCGGGCCGGCCTGGCCGCCGTCGCTCCCGGCGCCTCGGCGGCACTGGTGCTGCTGGTGGACACCCCGGGCGTCACCCCCGCCGCCGTGGCCCGGCTGCTGGCGGCGCACGCCGCCGGGGCCGAACTGGCCGCCGCCGGATACGACGGGCGCCGCGGCCACCCCGTCCTGATCGGCGCCCGGTACTTCGCCGAGACGGTGTCCACCGCGGTCGGCGACGCGGGCGCGCGGGCCCTGCTGGCGGCGCACCCGGAGGACCTGAGGCTGGTCGAGTGCGGCGATGTCGCCACCCCCGAGGATCTGGACACCCCGGAGGACCTCGCCCGCTGGACGGGTCCGGCGGCGGGCTGA
- a CDS encoding DUF2637 domain-containing protein, translated as MRLSDIPLGWAVAGVAALVVVATLVVVARTRAAAAAASSSDSWERSEERRRRKESMYGGASYVLLFCCAAVAAALSFHGLVGFGVQNLNLSGGWEYLVPFGLDGAAMFCSVLAVREASHGDAALGSRLLVWLFAGASAWFNWVHAPRGFGHAGAPQFFAGMSLSAAVLFDRALKQTRVAALREQGLVPRPLPQIRIVRWLRAPLETYAAWSLMLLEGVRTLDEAVEEVRDDKRQASVNREQRRMAQRRERAEIRAIGRTNGGVWRQRAAPRQLERQLEHQLEAGSEPAIAELADPAGHASAGAAVEGRLGQAGLPARPARRSVDLTPEEDTLAIPRLDSLEQKLKDLEQQFG; from the coding sequence ATGAGACTGTCGGACATACCGCTGGGCTGGGCCGTCGCAGGGGTGGCCGCCCTGGTGGTCGTCGCCACGCTGGTGGTCGTCGCCCGCACCCGGGCCGCGGCCGCCGCAGCGAGCAGCTCGGATTCCTGGGAGCGCAGCGAGGAGCGCCGACGACGCAAGGAATCCATGTACGGGGGCGCCTCGTACGTCCTGCTGTTCTGCTGCGCGGCCGTCGCCGCGGCGCTGTCCTTCCACGGACTGGTCGGTTTCGGGGTGCAGAACCTCAACCTCTCCGGCGGCTGGGAGTACCTCGTCCCGTTCGGTCTGGACGGCGCGGCGATGTTCTGCTCCGTGCTCGCGGTCCGCGAGGCCAGCCACGGTGACGCGGCACTCGGCTCGCGGCTGCTGGTCTGGCTGTTCGCCGGCGCGTCGGCGTGGTTCAACTGGGTCCACGCCCCCCGCGGGTTCGGGCACGCCGGGGCGCCGCAGTTCTTCGCCGGCATGTCGCTCTCGGCCGCCGTGCTCTTCGACCGGGCCCTGAAGCAGACCCGGGTGGCGGCCCTGCGCGAGCAGGGCCTGGTGCCCCGTCCGCTGCCGCAGATCCGGATCGTGCGCTGGCTACGCGCGCCGCTGGAGACGTACGCCGCCTGGTCGTTGATGCTCCTCGAAGGCGTGCGGACGCTGGACGAGGCGGTCGAGGAGGTCCGGGACGACAAGCGCCAGGCCTCCGTCAACCGCGAGCAGCGGCGGATGGCCCAGCGGCGCGAGCGCGCCGAGATCCGGGCCATCGGCCGGACCAACGGCGGTGTCTGGCGGCAGCGCGCCGCGCCGCGCCAACTGGAGCGCCAGCTGGAGCACCAGTTGGAGGCCGGCTCGGAGCCTGCCATAGCCGAGCTCGCCGACCCGGCCGGCCACGCCTCGGCCGGGGCCGCCGTCGAGGGGCGGCTCGGCCAGGCCGGGCTGCCGGCCCGGCCCGCCCGCCGCAGCGTGGACCTCACGCCGGAGGAGGACACCCTGGCCATCCCGCGGCTGGACTCGCTGGAGCAGAAGCTCAAGGACCTGGAGCAGCAGTTCGGTTGA
- a CDS encoding SpoIIE family protein phosphatase: MATEPEPPGPVRHIPPAQATRSIAAAQPLRAASGAAVGRIGTAVSRGLPTRTGDSTPDWLEPAMAANGIGSFDWDIRHDVLEADPRACAILGLALDRYDRSSAAFLAMLHPEDAPVVRRRVERAVTELGQCGAYYRTVFPSGELHAVRFRGRVLADAFGRPSRMVGFVWDATVELHKRERAGELAALREERSRFIKEAARALAEAVTVRDVARVFTELPLPGLPPDGLVLASMEAGRLAILGASGYRDEDVAFYDRSPLAPAHPLAEAVRNRTPVFIASGAEYQERYPEAWDWARGTGRSAWAFLPLVASGRAIGVCVVSFDDDRELDTDERTLLSTLGGLVAQSLARARLHDAEHELAAGLQRVMLPRTVPAVPGVTTAVRYLAAGSGLQIGGDWYDVVPLPGGHVGLVIGDVQGHDVHAAGIMGQLRIALRAYAAEGHPPAAVMARASRFLADLDTDHFATCTYAEVNVDYGVVYAVRAGHLDPVVRRADGSAALVPVAGGLPLGISPDEEYRVTRFSLDPGETVVLCTDGLVEARGMDLDTGFERLCRAISGRLPGVDEAAREPLEDLADRIASQAADSNEREDDIALLLLRWDGPAGGLAAQQLRRRIGQADLARIAELRGELRDALRRWGVPDLIDTAELLSSELVTNAIRHTDRDAMFTARLYREPDSGARLRVEVEDESDLWPTRRTPGEQASSGRGLMLVEALADGWGVEPRGSGKRMWFELSVDAQVVGGPSA; encoded by the coding sequence ATGGCCACAGAGCCCGAGCCGCCTGGGCCCGTCCGCCACATCCCGCCGGCCCAGGCCACCAGGAGCATCGCCGCGGCCCAGCCGCTGCGCGCCGCCTCCGGGGCGGCCGTCGGCCGGATCGGGACGGCGGTCTCCCGAGGCCTGCCCACCCGTACCGGTGATTCCACCCCGGACTGGCTCGAACCGGCGATGGCCGCCAACGGCATCGGCTCGTTCGACTGGGACATCCGGCACGACGTGCTGGAGGCCGACCCGCGGGCCTGCGCCATCCTCGGCCTCGCACTCGACCGGTACGACCGCAGCTCCGCGGCCTTCCTGGCGATGCTGCACCCGGAGGACGCGCCGGTGGTCCGCCGCCGGGTCGAGCGGGCCGTCACCGAGCTCGGCCAGTGCGGCGCCTACTACCGCACGGTATTCCCCAGCGGTGAGCTGCACGCCGTCCGGTTCCGCGGCCGGGTGCTCGCGGACGCCTTCGGCCGCCCCTCCCGGATGGTCGGCTTCGTCTGGGACGCCACCGTCGAGCTGCACAAGCGTGAGCGGGCCGGCGAGCTGGCCGCGCTGCGCGAGGAGCGCTCCCGCTTCATCAAGGAGGCTGCCCGGGCGCTCGCCGAGGCGGTCACCGTCCGTGACGTCGCCCGGGTCTTCACCGAGCTCCCACTGCCCGGCCTGCCGCCGGACGGCCTGGTACTGGCCTCGATGGAGGCCGGCCGGCTCGCCATCCTCGGCGCCAGCGGCTACCGGGACGAGGACGTCGCCTTCTACGACCGCTCCCCGCTGGCTCCCGCGCACCCGCTCGCCGAGGCCGTCCGCAACCGCACGCCGGTCTTCATCGCCAGCGGCGCCGAGTACCAGGAGCGGTACCCGGAGGCCTGGGACTGGGCCCGCGGCACCGGCCGCAGCGCCTGGGCCTTCCTGCCGCTGGTGGCCAGCGGCCGGGCGATCGGCGTCTGCGTGGTCAGCTTCGACGACGACCGCGAGCTGGACACCGACGAGCGCACCCTGCTCTCCACCCTGGGCGGCCTGGTCGCCCAGTCGCTGGCCCGGGCCCGGCTGCACGACGCCGAGCACGAGCTCGCGGCCGGTCTGCAGCGGGTCATGCTGCCCCGCACGGTGCCCGCCGTCCCCGGGGTCACCACCGCCGTCCGCTACCTGGCGGCCGGCTCCGGCCTGCAGATCGGCGGCGACTGGTACGACGTCGTCCCGCTGCCCGGCGGCCACGTCGGCCTGGTGATCGGCGACGTGCAGGGCCACGACGTGCACGCGGCCGGCATCATGGGCCAGCTGCGGATCGCGCTGCGCGCCTACGCGGCCGAGGGCCACCCGCCCGCCGCCGTGATGGCCCGCGCCTCGCGGTTCCTCGCCGACCTGGACACCGACCACTTCGCCACCTGCACCTACGCCGAGGTCAACGTCGACTACGGCGTGGTCTACGCCGTCCGGGCCGGCCACCTCGACCCGGTGGTCCGCCGCGCCGACGGGTCGGCCGCCCTGGTCCCGGTGGCCGGAGGCCTGCCGCTCGGCATCTCGCCGGACGAGGAGTACCGGGTGACCAGGTTCAGCCTGGACCCGGGCGAGACCGTGGTGCTCTGCACGGACGGGCTGGTGGAGGCCCGCGGCATGGACCTCGACACCGGCTTCGAACGGCTCTGCCGGGCGATCTCCGGCCGGCTGCCCGGTGTCGACGAGGCGGCCCGCGAGCCGCTGGAGGACCTGGCCGACCGGATCGCCTCCCAGGCGGCCGACTCCAACGAGCGCGAGGACGACATAGCGCTGCTGCTGCTGCGCTGGGACGGACCGGCCGGCGGCCTCGCCGCCCAGCAGCTGCGCCGCCGGATCGGCCAGGCCGACCTGGCCCGGATCGCCGAACTGCGCGGCGAGCTGCGGGACGCGCTGCGCCGCTGGGGCGTGCCCGACCTGATCGACACCGCCGAACTGCTCTCCTCCGAGCTGGTGACCAACGCGATCCGGCACACCGACCGGGATGCGATGTTCACCGCCCGGCTCTACCGGGAGCCCGACAGCGGTGCCCGGCTGCGGGTCGAGGTGGAGGACGAGTCCGACCTCTGGCCGACCCGCCGCACCCCGGGGGAGCAGGCCTCCTCGGGTCGTGGCCTGATGCTGGTGGAGGCGCTGGCCGACGGCTGGGGCGTGGAGCCGCGCGGTTCGGGCAAGCGGATGTGGTTCGAGCTGTCGGTCGACGCCCAGGTCGTCGGCGGGCCGTCGGCCTGA
- a CDS encoding agmatine/peptidylarginine deiminase yields the protein MTTPASLGYRMPAEWHPHDRTWMAFPTDNQTFDNPDHLHAARQAWAEVANTIVRYEPVTLIVNLGESAAAREYVAAEVEIVEKPLDDAWMRDIGPTFLIDGKGSLAAADWIFNGWGAQSWARWDNDQHVAEHITELTGVRRFASRLINEGGGIHVDGEGTVLVTDTVQLGEGRNSDWTREEVEAELHAHLGTTKAIWVPRGLTRDYDEFGTRGHIDIVASFVRPGVVVAHVQPDPAHPDHEVCQEIVAGLRAATDARGRTLEVIELPAPTVLTDEDDEPVDYSYINHYVGNGVVVLCAFDDPRDQQAAAILGKAYPGRVVELVDAREIFANGGGIHCITQQQPKA from the coding sequence ATGACCACTCCCGCCTCGCTCGGCTACCGGATGCCCGCCGAATGGCACCCGCACGACCGCACCTGGATGGCGTTCCCGACCGACAACCAGACCTTCGACAACCCCGACCACCTGCACGCCGCCCGGCAGGCCTGGGCCGAGGTCGCCAACACCATCGTCCGCTACGAACCGGTGACGCTGATCGTCAACCTCGGTGAGAGCGCGGCGGCCCGGGAGTACGTCGCCGCCGAGGTCGAGATCGTCGAGAAGCCGCTGGACGACGCCTGGATGCGGGACATCGGCCCGACCTTCCTGATCGACGGCAAGGGCTCGCTCGCCGCCGCCGACTGGATCTTCAACGGCTGGGGCGCCCAGTCCTGGGCCCGCTGGGACAACGACCAGCACGTCGCCGAGCACATCACCGAGCTGACCGGCGTCCGGCGCTTCGCCTCCCGCCTGATCAACGAGGGCGGCGGCATCCACGTCGACGGCGAGGGCACCGTCCTCGTCACCGACACCGTCCAGCTCGGCGAGGGCCGCAACTCCGACTGGACCCGCGAGGAGGTCGAGGCCGAGCTGCACGCCCACCTCGGGACCACCAAGGCGATCTGGGTCCCGCGTGGACTCACCCGCGACTACGACGAATTCGGCACCCGCGGCCACATCGACATCGTCGCCTCCTTCGTCCGTCCGGGCGTGGTCGTCGCCCACGTCCAGCCCGACCCGGCCCACCCCGACCACGAGGTCTGCCAGGAGATCGTCGCCGGCCTGCGCGCCGCCACCGACGCCCGGGGCCGCACCCTGGAGGTCATCGAACTCCCCGCCCCGACCGTCCTGACCGACGAGGACGACGAGCCGGTCGACTACTCCTACATCAACCACTACGTCGGCAACGGCGTGGTCGTCCTGTGCGCTTTCGACGACCCCCGCGACCAGCAAGCCGCCGCCATCCTCGGCAAGGCCTACCCGGGCCGCGTCGTCGAACTGGTCGACGCCCGCGAGATCTTCGCCAACGGCGGCGGCATCCACTGCATCACCCAGCAGCAGCCGAAGGCCTGA
- a CDS encoding NUDIX hydrolase, producing the protein MEWKSYGRRRVYTSPYVEVWLDDVDIPGIGRIDHHVITMPKPSVTSVVTDAQGRFLLLYRHRFITGRWGWEVPAGWAEPGEDPAAAIAREVEEETGWRPGRVEPLVEYDALAGISTMHFRSLHVTGCTQIGDPEDRSESTRVEWIEEADVVKLLTKGEVSDGPSLAALSYYLGPHRLAGRR; encoded by the coding sequence GTGGAGTGGAAGAGCTACGGCCGGCGCCGCGTCTACACCAGCCCCTACGTCGAGGTGTGGCTTGACGACGTCGACATCCCCGGCATCGGCCGTATCGACCACCACGTCATCACCATGCCGAAGCCCTCGGTCACCTCGGTCGTCACCGACGCGCAGGGTCGGTTCCTGCTGCTCTACCGGCACCGCTTCATCACCGGTCGCTGGGGCTGGGAGGTCCCGGCCGGCTGGGCCGAGCCCGGCGAGGACCCCGCGGCGGCGATCGCCCGCGAGGTCGAGGAAGAGACCGGCTGGCGGCCCGGCAGGGTCGAGCCGCTCGTCGAGTACGACGCCCTGGCAGGCATCAGCACCATGCACTTCCGCTCGTTACACGTGACCGGCTGCACCCAGATCGGAGACCCCGAAGATCGGAGCGAGTCCACCCGGGTCGAGTGGATCGAGGAAGCGGACGTCGTAAAGCTCCTGACCAAGGGGGAGGTCTCCGACGGTCCGTCGCTGGCCGCCCTCTCCTACTACCTCGGGCCGCATCGGCTGGCCGGCCGACGGTAG
- the moaA gene encoding GTP 3',8-cyclase MoaA: MAPRTEHGHGAPSPLVDRFGRVHTDLRVSLTDRCNLRCTYCMPAEGLDWLPKAEVLTDDEIVRLVRIAVDRLGIRTVRLTGGEPLLRRGLPGLIARLTALGPELSLTTNGIGLARTAAELRAAGLQRVNVSLDTLRPERYAEITRRDRIADVFAGMAAAKAAGLAPVKINAVPVRGVNDDEILDLVEFAAEHGYRMRFIESMPLDAQGAWNRDAMVTADELLEILGRRWELVPVGRHGNAPAEEWRIDGTRTVVGVIASVTRPFCGGCDRVRLTADGQLRNCLFATEESDLRALLRGGADDAAVESAWRNTVARKGPGHSINSADFVRPERPMSAIGG; encoded by the coding sequence ATGGCACCACGTACAGAGCACGGGCACGGCGCGCCGTCCCCGCTGGTCGACCGCTTCGGGCGGGTCCACACCGACCTGCGGGTCTCCCTCACGGACCGCTGTAACCTCCGCTGCACCTACTGCATGCCGGCCGAGGGCCTCGACTGGCTGCCGAAGGCCGAGGTCCTCACCGACGACGAGATCGTCCGGCTGGTCCGGATCGCGGTCGACCGGCTCGGCATCCGCACCGTCCGGCTCACCGGCGGCGAACCGCTGTTGCGCCGCGGCCTGCCCGGCCTGATCGCCCGGCTCACCGCGCTCGGCCCCGAACTCTCCCTGACCACCAACGGCATCGGGCTGGCCCGCACGGCCGCCGAGCTCAGGGCGGCCGGTCTGCAGCGGGTCAACGTCAGCCTGGACACCCTGCGGCCCGAGCGGTACGCCGAGATCACCCGCCGGGACCGGATCGCCGACGTGTTCGCGGGCATGGCCGCGGCGAAGGCCGCCGGGCTGGCCCCCGTCAAGATCAACGCCGTTCCGGTGCGCGGCGTCAACGACGACGAGATCCTCGACCTGGTCGAGTTCGCCGCCGAGCACGGCTACCGGATGCGCTTCATCGAGTCGATGCCGCTGGACGCCCAGGGCGCCTGGAACCGCGACGCCATGGTGACCGCCGACGAGCTGCTGGAGATCCTCGGCCGGCGCTGGGAGCTCGTCCCGGTCGGCCGGCACGGCAACGCGCCCGCCGAGGAGTGGCGGATCGACGGCACCCGCACGGTGGTCGGCGTGATCGCCTCGGTCACCCGCCCGTTCTGCGGCGGCTGCGACCGGGTCCGGCTGACCGCCGACGGCCAGCTGCGCAACTGTCTGTTCGCCACCGAGGAGTCGGACCTGCGGGCCCTGCTGCGCGGCGGCGCCGACGACGCGGCCGTGGAGTCGGCCTGGCGCAACACCGTCGCCCGCAAGGGCCCGGGGCACTCCATCAACTCCGCCGACTTCGTCCGGCCCGAGCGGCCGATGTCCGCCATCGGCGGCTGA
- a CDS encoding ATP-binding protein: MPEPGRHGHSRGRAADREYEPGCALHRRLHAAFAPADLVAVGEIRHRLRAALSRWGVPELADTAELLTSELVTNALLHTGEGAVLEAVLTPEQRLRIEVQDGTTRLPGRRAPAEWATSGRGLLLVESLADDWGVHLRGDGKVTWFELGAA, encoded by the coding sequence GTGCCGGAGCCCGGCCGCCACGGGCACAGCCGCGGCCGTGCCGCCGACCGCGAGTACGAGCCGGGCTGCGCGCTGCACCGCCGGCTGCACGCGGCGTTCGCCCCGGCCGACCTGGTCGCGGTCGGCGAGATCAGGCACCGGCTGCGGGCCGCGCTGAGCCGCTGGGGGGTTCCGGAGCTGGCCGACACCGCCGAGCTGCTCACCTCGGAGCTGGTCACCAACGCGCTGCTGCACACCGGCGAGGGTGCCGTGCTAGAGGCGGTGCTCACCCCGGAGCAGCGGCTGCGGATCGAGGTGCAGGACGGCACCACCCGGCTGCCCGGCCGCCGGGCCCCGGCCGAGTGGGCCACCTCGGGGCGCGGTCTGCTGCTGGTCGAGTCGCTCGCCGACGACTGGGGTGTGCACCTGCGCGGTGACGGCAAGGTCACCTGGTTCGAGCTCGGAGCGGCCTGA